Proteins encoded in a region of the Solanum dulcamara chromosome 9, daSolDulc1.2, whole genome shotgun sequence genome:
- the LOC129902139 gene encoding zinc finger protein ZAT3-like, giving the protein MDNQNTYCTTTTNFLQPLVLQNQVIGDYHHEEEKAETSRRFSMFDTNVRYRCHQNPRKKRSKLLRISDNYSLRISSNPSTSGVSSETVITTKPKCAKKRPDPNAPKITRPCTECGKKFWSWKALFGHMRCHPERQWRGINPPPNLKRQIPSSFSQQSHKSLSISDEDHEIAECLLLLANDNRLENVRQLVMDGVEGKGVIESGCKFECSSCKKLFGSHQALGGHRATHKNVRGCFANTRTIGECSQQLGLLENGSNMCPLEQGRGSDSEDNKRLMVLGHKCSICLRVFSSGQALGGHKRCHWEKLGDETTTTTIIAESDLTRALIANVNPKEQENNVADDLDLNLLPVTISRDDQDNSSASHSSFSGLELDLRLGI; this is encoded by the coding sequence ATGGACAATCAAAACACATACTGCACTACTACAACAAATTTTCTTCAACCCCTTGTTCTACAAAATCAAGTAATTGGTGATTATCACCATGAAGAAGAAAAGGCCGAAACATCAAGAAGATTCAGCATGTTTGACACAAATGTCAGGTACAGATGTCATCAAAATCCCAGGAAGAAAAGAAGCAAATTGTTAAGAATTAGTGATAATTACTCCCTTAGAATCAGTAGTAATCCTAGTACTTCCGGTGTTAGTAGTGAAACTGTTATTACTACTAAGCCAAAATGTGCCAAGAAACGACCAGACCCTAATGCACCAAAAATTACTAGGCCTTGTACTGAATGTGGCAAGAAATTTTGGTCATGGAAAGCACTTTTTGGTCACATGCGTTGTCACCCTGAACGCCAATGGCGTGGAATTAACCCTCCTCCCAATTTAAAACGACAAATTCCTTCTTCATTTTCCCAACAATCCCACAAATCCCTTTCGATATCAGACGAGGATCATGAAATTGCCGAGTGCTTATTGCTTTTGGCTAATGATAATCGTCTCGAGAACGTTCGTCAATTGGTTATGGATGGAGTTGAAGGAAAGGGTGTAATTGAATCAGGGTGTAAATTTGAGTGTTCAAGTTGCAAGAAACTATTTGGTTCACACCAGGCATTGGGTGGACATAGGGCTACTCACAAGAATGTCAGGGGTTGTTTTGCAAATACAAGAACTATTGGGGAATGTAGCCAGCAATTAGGATTGTTAGAAAATGGCAGCAATATGTGCCCCTTAGAACAAGGAAGAGGCAGTGATAGTGAAGATAACAAAAGGTTGATGGTGTTGGGGCATAAGTGTAGTATATGTTTGAGAGTTTTCTCAAGTGGACAAGCTTTGGGAGGTCACAAAAGGTGTCATTGGGAAAAACTCGGAGacgaaacaacaacaacaacaataatagcagAGTCGGACTTAACACGAGCTCTCATTGCCAATGTCAATCCAAAGGAGCAAGAAAATAATGTTGCTGATGATTTGGATCTTAATTTACTTCCTGTTACAATCTCAAGAGATGATCAAGAtaattcttcagcttcccattcATCTTTTTCAGGCTTGGAATTGGACTTGAGATTAGGGATTTAA
- the LOC129902138 gene encoding serine/threonine-protein kinase STY46-like isoform X2: protein MDLVEGVGESSSPPRSFGSCAVYDIKNDVYNRLVETGNTEAVTNPELLREQLDSHFARLPASYGLDIHVDKAEDVLLHQKILVRAKDPDNRPVYHVRFLENYWTRLDDAEGQHDFNDIPTSKAGGSLNDEGIRHDVSHSLIHEVIFSTIDKPKLLSQLSALLSDIGLNIREAHVFSTTDGYSLDVFVVDGWPVEDTKALHEELGKAIARSEGTWSGSSHSKSAIEKTIVARSKPEDWEIDRRLLKIGEKIASGSCGDLYRGMYLGMDVAIKVLRSEHLNDTLEYEFAQEIAILRQVQHTNVVRFIGACTNSPHLCIITEYMPGGSLYEYLHKNHVVLKLSQLISFAIDVCNGMEYLHQNNIIHRDLKTANLLMDLNNVVKVADFGVARFQNNGGVMTAETGTYRWMAPEIINHQPYDQKADVFSFAIVLWELLTAKVPYDTMTPLQAALGVRQGLRPELPENAHPRLLDLIQRCWVAIPSDRPSFSEIKVELELLLHEIEDTIEASKGS from the exons ATGGATTTGGTAGAAGGCGTAGGTGAGAGTTCGTCACCGCCGAGGAGTTTTGGGAGTTGTGCAGTGTATGATATTAAGAACGATGTGTATAACCGTCTTGTAGAGACTGGAAATACGGAAGCGGTTACCAATCCGGAGCTGCTTCGTGAGCAGTTGGATTCTCACTTTGCTCGCTTGCCTGCTAG TTATGGGTTGGATATTCATGTGGATAAAGCTGAAGATGTCTTGTTGCATCAGAAGATTCTCGTTAGAGCAAAAGATCCTGATAACCGGCCGGTTTATCATGTCCGATTTTTAGAG AATTATTGGACTAGATTAGATGATGCGGAAGGTCAGCATGACTTCAATGATATTCCAACTTCAAAGGCTGGTGGCAGCTTAAATGATGAAGGGATAAG GCATGACGTTTCACATAGTCTAATCCATGAAGTTATCTTTTCCACCATCGACAAACCCAAGCTTCTTAGTCAG CTCTCTGCTTTACTTTCTGACATAGGGCTTAATATCCGAGAAGCTCATGTTTTCTCAACAACTGATGGGTACTCATTAGATGTATTTGTGGTGGATGGATGGCCTGTTGAG GATACAAAGGCTTTGCATGAAGAACTGGGGAAAGCGATTGCCAGAAGTGAG GGGACGTGGTCTGGTTCATCTCATTCAAAGTCAGCTATTGAAAAAACTATAGTCGCACGATCAAAACCCGAGGACTGGGAAATCGATAGAAGATTACTGAAGATTGGAGAAAAAATTGCATCAGGATCTTGTGGCGATTT GTATCGTGGGATGTATCTTGGTATGGATGTTGCAATCAAGGTCCTTAGATCTGAGCATTTGAATGACACATTGGAATATGAGTTCGCTCAAGAAATAGCAATTTTGAG GCAAGTTCAGCACACAAATGTTGTTCGTTTCATTGGTGCATGCACAAATTCACCTCATTTGTGCATAATTACAG AGTACATGCCTGGTGGAAGCTTGTATGAATACCTGCATAAAAACCATGTCGTATTAAAGCTCTCACAATTAATAAGCTTTGCAATTGATGTCTGCAATGGAATGGAGTACttgcatcaaaataatatcaTTCACAGGGATCTGAAGACGGCAAATTTACTTATGGATTTGAACAAT GTTGTTAAAGTGGCAGATTTTGGTGTTGCTCGTTTCCAAAATAATGGAGGTGTCATGACAGCTGAGACTGGAACATATAGATGGATGGCCCCTGAG aTCATCAATCATCAGCCCTACGACCAGAAAGCAGATGTGTTTAGTTTTGCCATTGTTCTTTGGGAGCTTTTAACAGCGAAG GTTCCATATGATACCATGACTCCACTACAAGCTGCACTGGGAGTGAGACAG GGCCTTCGACCTGAGCTTCCAGAAAATGCACACCCGAGGCTGTTAGACTTGATACAGAGATGTTGGGTGGCCATCCCAAGTGATAGACCCAGCTTCTCTGAGATAAAAGTTGAGCTTGAACTACTCTTACATGAAATTGAG GATACCATAGAGGCATCAAAAGGGAGCTGA
- the LOC129902138 gene encoding serine/threonine-protein kinase STY46-like isoform X1, translating to MDLVEGVGESSSPPRSFGSCAVYDIKNDVYNRLVETGNTEAVTNPELLREQLDSHFARLPASYGLDIHVDKAEDVLLHQKILVRAKDPDNRPVYHVRFLENYWTRLDDAEGQHDFNDIPTSKAGGSLNDEGISKGMNDFETFSKLEDLNLDVRKNFNDKEEIPAEDSSRRHDVSHSLIHEVIFSTIDKPKLLSQLSALLSDIGLNIREAHVFSTTDGYSLDVFVVDGWPVEDTKALHEELGKAIARSEGTWSGSSHSKSAIEKTIVARSKPEDWEIDRRLLKIGEKIASGSCGDLYRGMYLGMDVAIKVLRSEHLNDTLEYEFAQEIAILRQVQHTNVVRFIGACTNSPHLCIITEYMPGGSLYEYLHKNHVVLKLSQLISFAIDVCNGMEYLHQNNIIHRDLKTANLLMDLNNVVKVADFGVARFQNNGGVMTAETGTYRWMAPEIINHQPYDQKADVFSFAIVLWELLTAKVPYDTMTPLQAALGVRQGLRPELPENAHPRLLDLIQRCWVAIPSDRPSFSEIKVELELLLHEIEDTIEASKGS from the exons ATGGATTTGGTAGAAGGCGTAGGTGAGAGTTCGTCACCGCCGAGGAGTTTTGGGAGTTGTGCAGTGTATGATATTAAGAACGATGTGTATAACCGTCTTGTAGAGACTGGAAATACGGAAGCGGTTACCAATCCGGAGCTGCTTCGTGAGCAGTTGGATTCTCACTTTGCTCGCTTGCCTGCTAG TTATGGGTTGGATATTCATGTGGATAAAGCTGAAGATGTCTTGTTGCATCAGAAGATTCTCGTTAGAGCAAAAGATCCTGATAACCGGCCGGTTTATCATGTCCGATTTTTAGAG AATTATTGGACTAGATTAGATGATGCGGAAGGTCAGCATGACTTCAATGATATTCCAACTTCAAAGGCTGGTGGCAGCTTAAATGATGAAGGGATAAG TAAGGGTATGAATGACTTTGAAACTTTCTCTAAGCTTGAGGACCTAAATTTGGATGTTAGAAAGAATTTCAATGACAAAGAAGAAATTCCAGCAGAAGATTCTAGCAGAAG GCATGACGTTTCACATAGTCTAATCCATGAAGTTATCTTTTCCACCATCGACAAACCCAAGCTTCTTAGTCAG CTCTCTGCTTTACTTTCTGACATAGGGCTTAATATCCGAGAAGCTCATGTTTTCTCAACAACTGATGGGTACTCATTAGATGTATTTGTGGTGGATGGATGGCCTGTTGAG GATACAAAGGCTTTGCATGAAGAACTGGGGAAAGCGATTGCCAGAAGTGAG GGGACGTGGTCTGGTTCATCTCATTCAAAGTCAGCTATTGAAAAAACTATAGTCGCACGATCAAAACCCGAGGACTGGGAAATCGATAGAAGATTACTGAAGATTGGAGAAAAAATTGCATCAGGATCTTGTGGCGATTT GTATCGTGGGATGTATCTTGGTATGGATGTTGCAATCAAGGTCCTTAGATCTGAGCATTTGAATGACACATTGGAATATGAGTTCGCTCAAGAAATAGCAATTTTGAG GCAAGTTCAGCACACAAATGTTGTTCGTTTCATTGGTGCATGCACAAATTCACCTCATTTGTGCATAATTACAG AGTACATGCCTGGTGGAAGCTTGTATGAATACCTGCATAAAAACCATGTCGTATTAAAGCTCTCACAATTAATAAGCTTTGCAATTGATGTCTGCAATGGAATGGAGTACttgcatcaaaataatatcaTTCACAGGGATCTGAAGACGGCAAATTTACTTATGGATTTGAACAAT GTTGTTAAAGTGGCAGATTTTGGTGTTGCTCGTTTCCAAAATAATGGAGGTGTCATGACAGCTGAGACTGGAACATATAGATGGATGGCCCCTGAG aTCATCAATCATCAGCCCTACGACCAGAAAGCAGATGTGTTTAGTTTTGCCATTGTTCTTTGGGAGCTTTTAACAGCGAAG GTTCCATATGATACCATGACTCCACTACAAGCTGCACTGGGAGTGAGACAG GGCCTTCGACCTGAGCTTCCAGAAAATGCACACCCGAGGCTGTTAGACTTGATACAGAGATGTTGGGTGGCCATCCCAAGTGATAGACCCAGCTTCTCTGAGATAAAAGTTGAGCTTGAACTACTCTTACATGAAATTGAG GATACCATAGAGGCATCAAAAGGGAGCTGA